The Candidatus Neomarinimicrobiota bacterium genome contains a region encoding:
- a CDS encoding PQQ-binding-like beta-propeller repeat protein has translation MAHGVKFDRLKIFFFANQYKKGGIIKKAIYLRTGLLILLYLCLMVGCDLTEPPADEDDTTDEYDPTRFAGFWLGMTSQDLPVSFRVTGAGVIDSLVARISMSAGYGTWCRADFLSSMTAAIEKDSFAARIRYPGGDVSTVLSGAFSSDSTAHGEYDGFSGSFSFFCGGNLIMGSGSLFSTGTWEANKGIIIVNITSPPADSIVSGTIDIKTNIMSINGIKKVEFYIDDSLTYTDISTPYSYSWDTNQYDNGSYTIKVVGYDKAGHTANDQLTVIVDNKLSISITYPYDGADVSGNIDITTDVDAPNPISKVEFYINENLIYTDTSSPYSYSWDTKQYDNGTYTIEVIVYDTADQTANDENTVAVINAKWEFLTGGAVESSPAIGSDGTIYVGSFDDKLYAVNPDGTKKWEFLTGGNVSSSPAIGADGTIYVGSIDDKLYAVNPDGTKKWEFLTGGNVSSSPAVGSDGTIYVGSIDYKLYAVNPDGTKKWEFLTGDYVYSSPAIGSDGTVYIGSNDGILYAINPDGTKKWEFFTGVRVLSSSPAIGIDGTIYVGSLHGILYAINPNGTEKWGFYTGSYISQSSPAIGSDGTIYVGFRSYYTSGNGSIRAINPDGTKQWEFLTGRHVYSSPTIGLDGTIYVGSWDKKLYAITGSGYLTDSPWPMFHHDQQHTGRQK, from the coding sequence TTGGCACATGGTGTAAAATTCGATAGGTTGAAGATATTCTTTTTCGCAAATCAGTATAAAAAGGGGGGTATCATAAAAAAAGCCATTTACCTGAGGACAGGCCTTTTAATTCTATTATATCTCTGCCTGATGGTGGGCTGTGATCTGACTGAGCCCCCCGCTGATGAGGATGACACGACTGATGAGTATGATCCAACCCGGTTTGCCGGATTCTGGTTGGGCATGACAAGCCAAGATCTTCCAGTCTCCTTTCGTGTCACTGGAGCAGGTGTCATCGACAGCCTTGTCGCTCGCATAAGTATGTCGGCGGGATATGGCACCTGGTGTAGAGCCGATTTTCTATCCAGTATGACTGCCGCAATTGAGAAGGACAGCTTCGCTGCTAGAATCCGTTATCCAGGCGGAGATGTTTCCACGGTATTAAGCGGCGCTTTTTCGTCGGATAGCACAGCACATGGAGAATACGATGGATTCTCTGGAAGTTTTTCTTTCTTTTGTGGCGGTAATCTCATAATGGGATCTGGCTCACTATTCTCCACGGGTACCTGGGAGGCGAATAAAGGAATAATAATAGTAAATATCACATCTCCTCCCGCTGATTCAATTGTTTCAGGAACAATTGATATTAAAACTAACATTATGTCTATTAATGGCATAAAAAAAGTGGAATTCTATATTGATGATTCCCTCACTTATACTGACATTTCTACACCTTACAGCTATTCCTGGGATACAAATCAATACGATAACGGTTCCTATACAATCAAGGTTGTTGGCTATGACAAGGCAGGCCATACGGCTAATGACCAGCTTACAGTTATAGTAGATAATAAACTATCAATTTCTATAACATACCCTTATGATGGCGCGGATGTTTCAGGTAATATCGATATTACGACTGACGTTGATGCTCCCAACCCAATAAGCAAAGTAGAGTTTTATATTAATGAGAATCTTATATATACTGATACATCTTCACCATACAGTTATTCATGGGATACAAAACAATACGACAATGGTACGTACACAATTGAGGTTATTGTTTATGACACCGCTGACCAGACAGCAAATGACGAGAATACAGTTGCTGTAATTAATGCTAAATGGGAGTTCTTAACTGGTGGCGCTGTGGAGTCTTCACCGGCAATAGGTTCTGATGGCACAATCTATGTTGGCTCTTTTGATGATAAACTTTATGCCGTTAATCCCGATGGGACCAAGAAGTGGGAGTTTTTAACGGGTGGTAACGTTAGTTCTTCACCAGCCATCGGCGCAGATGGAACCATCTACGTCGGCTCTATTGATGATAAACTTTATGCCGTTAATCCCGATGGGACCAAGAAGTGGGAATTTTTGACGGGTGGTAACGTTAGCTCTTCACCAGCCGTAGGTTCCGATGGTACAATCTACGTCGGCTCTATTGATTATAAACTTTATGCCGTTAATCCCGATGGGACCAAGAAGTGGGAGTTCTTGACTGGTGATTATGTCTACTCTTCACCAGCCATAGGTTCAGATGGAACCGTCTATATAGGCTCCAATGATGGTATACTTTATGCCATAAATCCTGATGGGACAAAGAAATGGGAGTTTTTTACTGGTGTTAGGGTATTGTCCTCTTCACCGGCTATAGGTATAGATGGCACAATCTATGTTGGCTCTCTTCATGGTATACTTTATGCCATAAATCCTAATGGCACGGAGAAGTGGGGATTCTATACTGGTAGTTATATTTCTCAATCTTCACCGGCTATAGGTTCAGATGGCACAATCTATGTTGGCTTTCGCTCTTATTATACATCTGGTAATGGCAGCATTCGTGCCATAAATCCTGATGGGACAAAGCAGTGGGAGTTTTTAACTGGACGTCATGTGTATTCTTCGCCAACCATAGGCCTGGATGGAACCATCTATGTCGGTTCCTGGGATAAAAAACTTTATGCCATAACAGGCTCAGGCTATTTGACCGACTCCCCCTGGCCGATGTTTCATCACGACCAGCAACATACGGGAAGGCAAAAATAA
- a CDS encoding MATE family efflux transporter, with product MHKARRQASSRVADFLAHPRRALWTLSLPILGGQVIHTFYSIVDMIFVGWVGPDAVTALAFNVPLVFFAMGMTMGLSSGVTAVVAQALGGRDKARADNTAEHAVVLGLAIGAPLVVIGLTWGPQLLSVLGARGDVSVLAWSYFQVICWGMIFSTLSAFFRGILAGEGDTLRPMLIMGMGMVLNIILDPVFIFAFGLGVRGAAYATVISQLIVFSTFVYLIFLRRSTFVQFRLRYFQFKTAILVAIFQIGVPASISFVFMSMGQGIYNKILSSFSQYAVAAYQIAGRVEMIYFMPVIAIATGVVTLAGMFYGAGEYGRLREIVRYAIQWAVVIGLVAVVLIYPSAPVIMQIFKPSDEILAYGVNYLRIIVLIFPFVPIGVISGRVMQGLGKGLPFMVLSFLRVIAIGTPLAAIFTYVFEKPIEWVWFAMISGGLVSMVVGLIWLGASLRQAERRPRPDKVLKEAPEPALKGAA from the coding sequence ATGCACAAGGCACGCCGACAGGCTAGCTCCCGGGTGGCTGATTTTCTGGCCCATCCCCGCAGGGCGCTGTGGACACTCAGTCTGCCCATCCTGGGAGGGCAAGTGATCCACACGTTCTATTCCATCGTGGACATGATTTTCGTAGGTTGGGTGGGGCCGGATGCCGTGACCGCCCTGGCCTTCAATGTGCCGTTGGTATTTTTTGCCATGGGTATGACCATGGGACTCTCGTCGGGGGTAACGGCGGTGGTGGCCCAGGCCCTTGGTGGCCGGGATAAGGCCCGGGCGGACAACACCGCTGAGCATGCCGTGGTACTGGGACTGGCCATTGGTGCGCCGCTGGTCGTTATCGGTCTCACGTGGGGGCCGCAGCTGCTGTCTGTGCTGGGTGCCCGCGGAGATGTCTCCGTTCTGGCCTGGTCCTATTTCCAGGTGATCTGCTGGGGGATGATTTTTTCAACGCTGTCGGCCTTTTTCCGGGGAATTCTGGCCGGTGAGGGCGATACGCTGCGTCCCATGCTGATCATGGGCATGGGAATGGTGCTGAATATTATCCTCGACCCGGTATTCATTTTTGCATTCGGTCTGGGAGTGCGCGGGGCGGCGTACGCGACGGTGATCAGCCAGTTGATCGTCTTCAGCACCTTTGTTTACCTGATTTTCCTGCGCCGGTCCACTTTCGTTCAGTTCCGCCTGCGCTACTTCCAGTTCAAGACCGCCATCCTGGTGGCCATTTTCCAAATCGGCGTCCCGGCTTCCATTTCCTTTGTCTTTATGTCTATGGGACAGGGGATATATAATAAGATTCTCAGCAGCTTTTCGCAGTATGCCGTGGCTGCCTACCAGATCGCAGGCCGGGTGGAGATGATCTACTTCATGCCGGTTATTGCCATTGCTACCGGGGTTGTGACTTTGGCGGGTATGTTTTACGGTGCCGGTGAATATGGCCGGCTGCGCGAGATCGTCCGTTATGCTATCCAGTGGGCGGTGGTGATCGGGCTGGTGGCAGTGGTGTTGATTTACCCTTCCGCACCCGTCATTATGCAGATTTTCAAACCCAGCGATGAGATCCTGGCTTATGGTGTGAACTACCTGCGCATCATAGTGCTCATTTTTCCTTTCGTGCCCATCGGCGTTATCAGCGGCCGGGTGATGCAGGGGCTCGGGAAGGGACTGCCGTTCATGGTGCTTTCCTTTCTGCGGGTCATAGCCATCGGCACACCTCTGGCGGCGATATTCACCTATGTGTTCGAGAAGCCTATTGAATGGGTCTGGTTCGCAATGATCAGCGGCGGGCTGGTATCGATGGTGGTGGGCTTGATCTGGCTGGGTGCCAGCCTGCGCCAGGCCGAGCGCCGGCCCCGACCGGATAAGGTGCTTAAGGAAGCCCCTGAGCCGGCCTTGAAAGGCGCGGCTTAG
- a CDS encoding ribbon-helix-helix protein, CopG family — protein sequence MGTDVKRTTIYLDSRLHKALRLKAAETDRSISDLVNEALRLSLAEELEDLAAFDERAGEPNLRFEDVLKDLRRSGRI from the coding sequence GTGGGCACTGACGTCAAACGAACAACCATTTACTTGGATAGCCGACTCCACAAAGCCCTGCGGCTCAAGGCCGCCGAAACGGATCGCTCCATCTCGGACCTGGTGAATGAGGCGCTGCGGCTGAGCCTGGCCGAGGAACTGGAGGACCTGGCCGCATTTGATGAGCGCGCAGGCGAGCCGAACCTGCGCTTCGAGGATGTACTGAAAGACCTGAGGCGCAGTGGCCGGATATGA
- a CDS encoding type II toxin-antitoxin system RelE/ParE family toxin gives MAGYELLIKPSAVKEIELIDGKRVRRRVVQRIRELAEDPRPKGCEKLARQECYRLRQGPYRIVYAVDDEQHTVLIVKVGHRKEVYRK, from the coding sequence GTGGCCGGATATGAGCTGCTTATAAAACCCTCTGCCGTCAAGGAAATCGAGCTGATTGATGGCAAAAGGGTCCGCCGGAGGGTTGTGCAGCGAATCCGGGAGTTAGCCGAAGACCCCCGGCCGAAAGGATGCGAAAAACTCGCACGCCAGGAATGCTACCGGCTGCGGCAGGGACCCTACCGGATCGTCTACGCGGTGGATGATGAGCAGCACACAGTCCTGATTGTAAAAGTGGGACACCGGAAGGAGGTGTATCGCAAGTGA
- the sixA gene encoding phosphohistidine phosphatase SixA, whose product MKLSMHLYLVQHADARPKEEDPGRPLSDKGQADIRKVAAFLSEHSAVRVGLILHSGKLRAQQTAETLAEHLHPGSVTATDGLSPLDDPAIWAGRLAETDEDLMLVGHLPHMSKLAARLLIQNDERTVVQFQMGGVVCLRRDEVGAWSLRWMMVPELVN is encoded by the coding sequence ATGAAACTATCCATGCACCTCTACCTCGTCCAGCACGCCGATGCCAGACCCAAGGAGGAGGACCCGGGGCGGCCCCTCTCCGATAAAGGTCAGGCCGACATCCGGAAGGTGGCGGCCTTCCTCTCCGAGCATAGTGCGGTGCGGGTTGGCCTCATCCTGCACAGCGGCAAGCTCCGCGCCCAACAGACCGCCGAGACCCTGGCCGAACACCTGCACCCCGGCAGTGTCACTGCCACCGACGGTCTCAGCCCCCTGGACGACCCCGCCATCTGGGCCGGCCGCCTGGCCGAAACCGATGAAGACCTGATGCTGGTCGGCCACCTGCCGCATATGAGCAAACTGGCCGCCCGCCTGTTAATTCAAAATGACGAGCGGACCGTGGTGCAATTCCAGATGGGTGGGGTAGTCTGCCTGCGGCGGGATGAGGTTGGTGCCTGGTCGCTACGCTGGATGATGGTACCGGAGCTGGTGAACTGA